The DNA window TTGtgctcgcgcgctcctgtcgcgtttgtgctcgcgcgctcctgtcgcaTTGGCGCTCGCGTGCTCCTGTCGCGTTGGTACACGCGCACTCCTGTCGCATTGGCGCTCGCGCGCTCCTGCCGCGTTTgcgctcgcgcgctcctgtcgctTGTGCTCTCCCGCGCTCCTGTCATGTTTGCGCTCGCGCGCTCGTGTCGCTTGTGCTCTCCCGCGCTCCTGTCGCGTTTGCGCTCGCGTGCTCCTGTCGCGTTTGCGTTCGCGCGCTCCTGTCGCATTTGTGCTTGCCCGCTCCTCTCGCGTTTGtgctcgcgcgctcctgtcgcgttTGTGCTTGCGCGCTCCTGTCGCGTTTgcgctcgcgcgctcctgtcgctTGTGCTCTCCCGCGCTCCTGTCATGTTTGCGCTCGCGCGCTCGTGTCGCTTGTGCTCTCCCGCGCTCCTGTCGCGTTTGCGCTCGCGTGCTCCTGTCGCGTTTGCGTTCGCGCGCTCCTGTCGCATTTGTGCTTGCCCGCTCCTCTCGCGTTTGtgctcgcgcgctcctgtcgcgttTGTGCTTGCGCGCTCCTGTCGCGTTTGtgctcgcgcgctcctgtcgcgtttgtgctcgcgcgctcctgtcgcgtttgtgctcgcgcgctcctgtcgcaTTGGCGCTCGCGTGCTCCTGTCGCGTTGGTACACGCGCACTCCTGTCGCATTGGCGCTCGCGCGCTCCTGCCGCGTTTgcgctcgcgcgctcctgtcgctTGTGCTCTCCCGCGCTCCTGTCATGTTTGCGCTCGCGCGCTCGTGTCGCTTGTGCTCTCCCGCGCTCCTGTCGCGTTTGCGCTCGCGTGCTCCTGTCGCGTTTGCGTTCGCGCGCTCCTGTCGCATTTGTGCTCGCCCGCTCCTCTCGCGTTTGTGCTTGCGCGCTCCTGTCGCGTTTGTGCTTGCGCGCTCCTGTCGCATTGgcgctcgcgcgctcctgtcgcgttGGTACTCGCGCACTCCTGTCGCATTGCCGCTCACGCGCTCCTGTCGCGTTGGCactcgcgcgctcctgtcgcgttggcgctcgcgcgctcctgtcgcgtttgtgctcgcgcgctcctgtcgcgttggcactcgcgcgctcctgtcacattggcgctcgcgcgctcctgtcgcgttggcactcgcgcgctcctgtcgcattggcgctcgcgcgctcctgtcgcattggcgctcgcgcgctcctgtcgcgttggcactcgcgcgctcctgtcgcaTTGGCGCTCGCGTGCTCCTGTCGCATTGGCGCTCGCGTGCTCCTGTCGCATTGGCGCTCGCGTGCTCCTGTCGCATTGGCGCTCGCGTGCTCCTGTCGCTTGTGCTCTCACGCGCTCCTGTCGCGTTGGCACTCGTGTGCTCCTGTCGCGTTGGCactcgcgcgctcctgtcgcaTTGGCGTTCGCGCGCTCCTGTCGCATTGGCactcgcgcgctcctgtcgcattggcactcgcgcgctcctgtcgcattggcactcgcgcgctcctgtcgcgttTGTGCTTGCGCGCTCCTGTCGCATTGGTACTCGCGCGCTCCTGTCGTGTTTGTGCTCGCGCGCTCCTTTCGCGTTGgcgctcgcgcgctcctgtcgtGTTTGtgctcgcgcgctcctgtcgcgttggcgctcgcgcgctcctgtcgagttggcgctcgcgcgctcctgtcgcgttggcactcgcgcgctcctgtcacattggcgctcgcgcgctcctgtcgcgttggtgctcgcgcgctcctgtcgcaTTGGCGCTCGCGTGCTCCTGTCGCATTGgcgctcgcgcgctcctgtcgcgttggcactcgcgcgctcctgtcgcaTTGGCGCTCGCACGCTCCTGTCGCGTTGTactcgcgcgctcctgtcgcaTTGGCGCTCGCGTGCTCCTGTCGCATTGgcgctcgcgcgctcctgtcgcgttggcactcgcgcgctcctgtcgcattggcgctcgcgcgctcctgtcgcgtttgcgctcgcgcgctcctgtcgtGTTGGCactcgcgcgctcctgtcgcaTTGGCGCTCGCGTGCTCCTGTCGCGTTGGCactcgcgcgctcctgtcgcgtttgcgctcgcgcgctcctgtcgcgtttgcgctcgcgcgctcctgtcgcgttggcactcgcgcgctcctgtcgcgtttgcgctcgcgcgctcctgtcgcgttTGCGCTCGCGCGCTCCTGTTGCGTTGGCactcgcgcgctcctgtcgcaTTGGCGCTCGCGTGCTCCTGTCGCATTGGCGCTCGTGCACTCCTGTCGCGTTGGCATTCGCGCGCTCCTGTCATGTTTgcgctcgcgcgctcctgtcgcgttGGCGCTCGCTCGCTCCTGTCGCTTGTGCTCTCCCGTGCTCCTGTCGCGTTTGCGCTCGCGTGCTCCTGTCGCTTGTGCtctcgcgcgctcctgtcgcaTTTGTGCTCGCCCGCTCCTGTCGCGTTTGtgctcgcgcgctcctgtcgcgttTGTGCTCGCGCGCTGCCTGTCGCGTTTGTGCTCGCGTGCTCCTGTCGCGTTGGCGCTCGCGCGCTCCTGTTGCGTTTGCGCTCGCCTGCTCATGTCATGTTTgcgctcgcgcgctcctgtcgcgtGTGCTCTCCTGCGCTCCTGTCGCATGTGCtctcgcgcgctcctgtcgcgtGTGCTCTCCTGCGCTCCTGTCGCATGTGCTCTCGCGCGCTCCTGTTGCGTTTGTGCTCGCGCGCACCTGTCGCGTTTGtgctcgcgcgctcctgtcgcgtttgtgctcgcgcgctcctgtcgcaTTTGTGCTCGCGCGCTCATGTTGTGTTTGTGCTCGCGCGCTCGTGTCGCGTTTGCACTCGCGCGCTCGTGTCGCGTTTGCACTCGCACGCTCGTGTCGTGTTGGCactcgcgcgctcctgtcgcattggcactcgcgcgctcctgtcgcattggcactcgcgcgctcctgtcgcattggcgctcgcgcgctcctgtcgcattggcgctcgcgcgctcctgtcatgtttgcgctcgcgcgctcctgtcgctTGTGCTCTCGCGTGCTCCTGTCGCGTTTGCGCTCGCGTGCTCCTGTCGCTTGTGCTCTCCCACGCTCCTGTCGCGTTTgcgctcgcgcgctcctgtcgctTGTGCTCTCCCGCGCTCCTGTCGCTTGTGCTCTCCCGCGCTCCTGTCGCGTTTGCGCTCGCGTGCTCCTGTCGCTTGTGCTCTCCCGCGCTCCTGTCGCGTTTGCGCTCACGTGCTCCTGTCGCGTTTGCGTTCGCGTGCCCCTGTCGCATGTGCTCTCGCACGCTCCTGTCGCGTTTGCACTCGCACGCTCGTGTCGCGTTTGCGCTCGCGCGCTCCTGCTGCATTTGCGCTCGCGTGCTCTCTTGCGCTCCTGTCGCATTTGCGCTCGCGCTCCTGTGGCGTTTGCGCTCGCGCGCTCCTGTAGCATATGCGCTCGCGTGCTCCTGTCGCGTTTGCGCTCACGCTCCTGTCGCGTTTGCGCTCACGCTCCTGTCGCGTTTGCGCTCACGCTCCTGTCGCGTTTGCGCTCACGCTCCTGTCGCGTGTGCGCTCGCGCGCTCCTGTGGCGTTTGCGCTCATGCTCCTGTGGCGTTTGCGCTCGCGCGCTCCTGTGGCGTTTGCGCTCTCGCGCTCCTGTCACGTTTGCGTTTGCGTGCTCTCGCGCGCTCCTGTCACGTTTGCGCAAGCGCTCCTGTCGCGCTTGTGCTCGCGTGCTTCTGTGGCATTTGCGCTTGCACGCTCCTGTCGCTTTTGCGCTCGTGCACCTGTTGCGTTTGCACTCGCGCGCTCCTGTCGTGTTTGCACTCGCGCGCACGTGTCACGTTGGCGCTCGCGCGCTCGTGTCGCGTTGGCGCTCGCCCGCTCGTGTCGCGTTGGTGTTAGCGCGCTCGTGTCGCGTTGGCGCTCGCCAGCTCGTGTCACGTTGGCGCTCGCCCGCTCGTGTCGCGTTGGCGCTCGCCCGCTCGTGTCGCGTTGGCGCTCGCCCGCTCGTGTCGCGTTGGCGCTCGCCCGCTCGTGTCGCGTTGGCGCTCGCCCGCTCGTGTCGCGTTGGCGCTCGCCCGCTCGTGTCGCGTTGGCGCTCGCCCGCTCGTGTCGCGTTGGCGCTCGCCCGCTCGTGTCGCGTTGGCGCTCGCCCGCTCGTGTCGCGTTGGCGCTCGCGCGATCCTCTCGCGTTGGCGCTCGCGCGATCCTCTCGCGTTGGCGTCGCGCGATCCTCTCGCGTTGGCGCTCGCGCGATCCTCTCGCGTTGGCGCTCGCGCGATCCTCTCGCGTTGGCGCTCCCGCGATCCTCTCGCGTTGGCGCTCGCGCGATCCTCTCGCGTTGGCGCTCGCGCGATCCTCTCGCGTTGGCGCTCGCGCGATCCTCTCGCGTTGGCGCTCGCGCGATCCTCTCGCGTTGGCGCTCGCGCGATCCTCTCGCGTTGGCGCTCGCGCGATCCTCTCGCGTTGGCGCGTTTGCACTCGTGCGCTCGTGTCGCGTTGGCGCTCATGCACCTGTCGCGTTGGCGATCGCGTGCTCGTGTCGCGTTGGCGCTCGCGCGCTCGTGTCGCGTTGGCGCGCGCTCGTGTCGCGATGTCGCTCGCGCGCTCGTGTTGCGTTGTCGCTCGTGTCGGGTTGGCGCTCGCGCGCTCGTGTCATGTTGGCGCTCGCGTGCTCCTCTCGCGTTTGCGCTCGCCCACTCCTCTCGCGTTTGCGCTCGCCCGCTCGTCTCGCGTTTGCGCTCGCCCGCTCCTCTCGCCCGCTCCTCTCGCGTTTGCGCTCGCCCGCTCCTCTCGCGTTTGCGCTCGCCCACTCCTCTCGCGTTTGCGCTCGCCCGCTCCTCTCGCGTTTGCGCTCGCCCGCTCCTCTCGCGTTTGCGCTCGCCCGCTCCTCTCGCGCTTGCGCTCGCCCGCTCCTCTCGCGTTTGCGCTCGCCCTCTCCTCTCGCGTTTGCGCTCGCCTGCTCCTGTCATCTTCGCgccgcttcccccttccccacgCCCCCGCCCGTCCGCCcccccagccaccacccccccccccactcgcccTGGCCCGCCACCCGCCCGCGCGCCCTTGGCCTGCCATGTCACCCTCGCGTTGGCGCTCGCGCGATCCTCTCGCGTTGGCGCTCGCGCGATCCTCTCGCGTTGGCGCTCGCGCGATCCTCTCGCGTTGGCGCGTTTGCACTCGTGCGCTCGTGTCGCGTTGGCGCTCATGCACCTGTCGCGTTGGCGATCGCGTGCTCGTGTCGCGTTGGCGCTCGCGCGCTCGTGTCGCGTTGGCGCGCGCTCGTGTCGCGATGTCGCTCGCGCGCTCGTGTTGCGTTGTCGCTCGTGTCGGGTTGGCGCTCGCGCGCTCGTGTCATGTTGGCGCTCGCGTGCTCCTCTCGCGTTTGCGCTCGCCCACTCCTCTCGCGTTTGCGCTCGCCCGCTCGTCTCGCGTTTGCGCTCGCCCGCTCCTCTCGCCCGCTCCTCTCGCGTTTGCGCTCGCCCGCTCCTCTCGCGTTTGCGCTCGCCCACTCCTCTCGCGTATGCGCTCGCCCGCTCCTCTCGCGTTTGCGCTCGCCCGCTCCTCTCGCGTTTGCGCTCGCCCGCTCCTCTCGCGCTTGCGCTCGCCCGCTCCTCTCGCGTTTGCGCTCGCCCTCTCCTCTCGCGTTTGCGCTCGCCTGCTCCTGTCATCTTCGCGCCGCTTCCCCCTTCCCCGCGCCCCCGCCCGTCCGCCcccccagccaccaccccccccccccactcgcccTGGCCCGCCACCCGCCCGCGCGCCCTTGGCCTGCCATGTCACCCCCGCGAGCCCTGGCCTTTGCGTGCCACCTCCCACGCAcgcctggcccccccccccctctcaccgcGCGTTCTCTGGAGCGCCATCCCCCGCGCCTGCCCTGGTGCTCCACTCCCCCACGCGCGCTCGCCCTTGCGCCCCATCCCCCCCGCGCGAGCGCCCTGACGCGCCATCGCGCGCTCTCGCCTTGGCGTGCCCCCCCGCGCGGATTGAGAGaaatggcagtgtgttgatgGGGGGGGTTCGGGCGAACGGGTGTTGGTGCTCTGCAGTCCATGGGGACCAGGCATGGGAGGAGTCCATTGCCTGAGAATTCCAGGCCTTGTCCCTCTTCTGGCCTCTGGCCTGGGTCAGGAGGGTTGATCGGCTGTCCGTGAGTGTTAACTgttgtgtgtctctctttctctctctgcttttctctccattgttCCCGGATAGCTGGAATCTTCCCAGCTGCCCAAGCACCAGGCAAGTTGCCCTGCACGCTGACTGCTGCATCGCACAGGCCCCTTCAGCACCATTGTAGTCATGTGGGAGATCCCAGAGTGCAACAGagggctgggggtgtggggggcggcggtgggttggggggagggggggcggcagtgggttgggggaggggggggcggtgggttggggtgtggggggcggcggtgggttggggggagggggggcggcagtgggttgggggaggggggggcggagggttggggtgtggggggcggcggtgggttgggggagggggggcggcagtgggttgggggaggggggggcggtgggttggggggtgtgtTGATCAGTGCAGGGGTGCTGAGAGGTTATTGTGGGGGTGCGGGACGGGGAATGTGGCGCTGAGATtacaatccgatcagccatgatcttattgattggctcaacggggccgagtggcctcctgattggcgtggggtttggggtgggatttGTAGCTGGGGCGAATGTTGGGGGAGGCGTGTGTCTGGGTGGGACCCGACCCACTTCACACACATAAtcccgggggggagggagggaggagagggacgggggggggggacagggggaggggggaaacagaGGGGGTCACAGACAGTGATGATGGCAGTGTGGTGATGgactgggagagtgtgtgtgtttcggaaTTAGCTGTTCTGCTTCTCTAATGGGTCCTgtttgaggtgtgtgtgtgtgggtgggcgggcgggtgtgggtgggtgtgtgtgtgggtgggcgggcgggcgggctgtGGGCGGGGGTGGGAATGTGGCATCTGGTCAAACCCGGTTCTGTGTGTTTCGTTCTAACTGTGTCGCTTAACActcatttttccattttgtcttttttttaccCCCACCACGTCCTGCACCCGTTTGTGTTCTGTTTATTCTCGTGTGTCTTCCCTCACAGAATGTGTCCATTGCTTATGTGAGTAGGTGCTAACTCCTCCTCCATACTGTCCCACCGCTGCCTGTATCCCCCCGCCCGCCTGCTCTGTGTCCCCCGCCGCCTGAATCCCCCCGCCCGCCTGCTCTGTGTCCCCCGCCGCCTGAATCCCCCCGCCCGCCTGCTCTGTGTCCCCCGCCGCCTGAATCCCCCCGCCCGCTCTGTGTCCCACCGctgcctgattccccccccccgccgcctgcTCTGTGCCCCTCGCATCCTGAATCCCCCCCGCCCGCCTGCTCTGTGCCCCCCTCATCCTGAATCCCCCCGCCGCCTGCTCTGTGCCCCTCGCATCCTGAATCCCCCCCGCCCGCCTGATCTGTGCCCCCCTCATCCTGAATCCCCCCCGCCGCCTGCTCTGTGCCCCTCGCATCCTGAATCCCCCCGCCGCCTGCTCTGTGCCCCTCGCATCCTGAATCCCCCCCGCCCGCCTGCTCTGTGCCCCTCGCATCCTGAATCCCCCCGCCCGCCTGCTCTGTGCCCCTCGCATCCTGAATCCCCCCGCCCGCCTGCTCTGTGCCCCCCGCATCCTGAATCCCCCCCGCCCGCCTGCTCTGTGTCCCCCGCCCGCCTGAATCCCCCCGCCCGCCTGCTCTGTGTCCCCCGCCCGCCTGAATCCCCACGCCCGCCTGCTCTGTGTCCCCCGCCCGCCTGAATCCCCCGCCCACCTGCTCTGTGTCCCCCGCATCCTGAATCCCCCCGCCCGCCGCCTGAATCCCCCCGCCCGCCTGCTCTGTGCCCCCCGCATCCTGAATCCCCCCCGCCCGCCTGCTCTGTGTCCCCCGCCCGCCTGAATCCCGCCCGCCTGCTCTGTGTCCCCCCGCTGCCTGAATCCCTCCGCCCGCCGCCTGAATCCCCCCGCATCCTGAATCCCCCCGCCCGCCTGCTCTGTGTCCCACCGCTGCCTGAATCCCCCCGCCCGCCTGCTCTGTGCCACCCCCGCATCCTGAATCCCCCCCGCCCGCCTGCTCTGTGCCCCCCCCGCATCCTGAATCCCCCCCGCCCGCCTGCTCTGTGTCCCACCGCTAGCtgaaaccccccacccctcactctgtaTCCCCCCGCATCCTGAATCCCCCTGCCCACTTGCTCTGTGTCCCCTGCAGCCGGAATACCCCCACCCGCTCGCTCTGTATCTCCCCGCCCGCTCGCTCTGTATCTCCCCGCCCGCTCGCTCTGTATCTCCCCGCCCGCTCGCTCTGTATCTCCCCGCCCGCTCGCTCTGTATCTCCCCGCCCGCTCGCTCTGTATCTCCCCGCCCGCTCGCTCTGTATCTCCCCGCCCGCTCGCTCTGTATCTCCCCGCCCGCTCGCTCTGTATCTCCCCGCCCGCTCGCTCTGTATCTCCCCGCCCGCTCGCTCTGTATCTCCCCGCCCGCTCGCTCTGTATCTCCCCGCCCGCTCGCTCTGTATCTCCCCGCCCGCTCGCTCTGTATCTCCCCGCCCGCTCGCTCTGTATCTCCCCGCCCGCTCGCTCTGTATCTCCCCGCCCGCTCGCTCTGTATCTCCCCGCCCGCTCGCTCTGTATCTCCCCGCCCGCTCGCTCTGTATCTCCCCGCCCGCTCGCTCTGTATCTCCCCGCCCGCTCGCTCTGTATCTCCCCGCCCGCTCGCTCTGTATCTCCCCGCCCGCTCGCTCTGTATCTCCCCGCCCGCTCGCTCTGTATCTCCCCGCCCGCTCGCTCTGTATCTCCCCGCCCGCTCGCTCTGTATCTCCCCGCCCGCTCGCTCTGTATCTCCCCGCCCGCTCGCTCTGTATCTCCCCGCCCGCTCGCTCTGTATCTCCCCGCCCGCTCGCTCTGTATCTCCCCGCCCGCTCGCTCTGTATCTCCCCGCCCGCTCGCTCTGTATCTCCCCGCCCGCTCGCTCTGTATCTCCCCGCCCGCTCGCTCTGTATCTCCCCGCCCGCTCGCTCTGTATCTCCCCGCCCGCTCGCTCTGTATCTCCCCGCCCGCTCGCTCTGTATCTCCCCGCCCGCTCGCTCTGTATCTCCCCGCCCGCTCGCTCTGTATCTCCCCGCCCGCTCGCTCTGTATCTCCCCGCCCGCTCGCTCTGTACCTCCCCGCCCGCCCGCTCTGTACCTCCCCGCCCGCTCGCTCTGTATCTCCCCGCCCGCCCGCTCTGTACCTCCCCGCCCGCCCGCTCTGTACCTCCCCGCCCGCTCGCTCTGTACCTCCCCGCCCGCTCGCTCTGTATCTCCCCGCCCGCCCGCTCTGTATCTCCCCGCCCGCTCTGTATCTCCCCGCCCGCCCGCCTGCTCTGTATCTCCCCGCCCGCCCGCTCTGTATCTCCCCGCCCGCTCGCTCTGTATCCCCTGCAGCCGGAATACCCCCACCCGCCTGTTCACTCGCTCTGTGTCCCCTGCAGCCCGAATCCCCCCGCCCGCTTCTTCTGTGTCCACGACAGGCTGAATCCCCCCGCCTGCCTGCTCTCTGTCCCCTGCCTGAATCCCCCCGCCCACCTGCTTTGTGTCCACCGCAGCCTGAATCCCACCGCAGCCTGAATCCCCCCGCCTGCCTGCTCTCTGTCCCCTGCCTGAATCCCCCCGCCCGCCTGCTCTCTGTCCCCTGCCTGAAtccccccgctcgcccgccctgtgttccccaccccccccctgctctcTGAAGTGATGTTCTGGGAAAGGACGGATCACAGGGAGTGAGTGAACAGTCTCTCcatccaccgcccccccgccgcccctgtgACCCAGCACCTTCCCCACCCACATCCCTCCTTCCCCGAGAGCTACCCTGTCCAAAGGATAGGTGAGGGAGCTGGTGGTGCTGCCACTCCTGGTCGACTGTCTATCCCAGGACAACATTGCAATCAATGTGACAGGGGATATAGTGGAAGGGGGATTGCAATGAGCAGTCTCTCTGCTGGGGGAGTAGTTGGTTTGGGGAGGGTCTCTCGGAGATGGGGTCTTGCAGTTTGATTACCCGGGGATGAGCTTGTCCTTGTTGTACACGGGCTCCCAGATTCACTTCGTccatctcactcactctcatccGAGCTTCGCTCTGCTGTTCAACCAATCGCATTCTTCAACCTTCAATCTCTGCTCTCACCCGCCTCTGACTCACCGGGATTGGTtgcttttttctctccctccccccttcttggtccccccccccgcccccttctctctctctctctctctctgtgtgtctctctctgtctctctctctctgtctctctctctctgtctctccctctctgtctctctctctgtctctctctctctctgtctctctctctgtctctctctctgtgtctctctctctctctgtctctctctctctgtctctctctctgtctctctctctgtctctctctctgtctctctctctgtgtctctctctctctgtgtctctctctctctgtctctccctctctgtctctccctctctgtctctccctctctgtctctccctctctgtctctccctctctgtctctccctctctgtctctccctctctgtctctccctctctgtctctccctctctgtctctccctctctgtctctccctctctgtctctccctctctgtctctccctctctgtctctccctctctgtctctccctccctctctctccctctctgtctctctctgtctctctctgtctctctctctgtctctctctctgtctcactctctgtctctctctctgtctctctctctgtctgtctatctgtctctctctctgtgcctttctctctctgtgcctttctctctctgtgcctttctctctctgtgcctttctctctctgtgcctttctctctctgtgcctttctctctctgtgcctttctctctctgtgtctctctctctgtgtctctctctctgtgtctctctctctgtgtctttctctctgtgtctttctctctgtgtctttctctctgtgtctttctctctgtgtctttctctctgtgtctctctctctgtgtctctctctctgtgtctctctctctgtgtctctctctgtgtgtctctctctctgtgtctgtgtgtgtgtgtgtgtctctctctctgtgtgtgtctctctctctctgtgtgtctctctctgtgtgtgtgtctctctctgtgtgtgtgtctctctctctctgtgtgtctctctctctgtgtgtgtctctctctctgtgtgtgtctctctctctg is part of the Mustelus asterias unplaced genomic scaffold, sMusAst1.hap1.1 HAP1_SCAFFOLD_1715, whole genome shotgun sequence genome and encodes:
- the LOC144488619 gene encoding uncharacterized protein LOC144488619, with product RERKAQRERQIDRQRERQRERQRVRQRERQRERQRETERDREGERGRERQRGRDREGETERERQRGRDREGETERERQRGRDREGETERERQRGRDREGETERERQRGRDREGETERERHRERETQRERQRERQRERQRERQRERDRERERHRERDRERDRERERQRERQRGRDRERETERERQRETHRERERERRGRGGGPRRGEGEKKATNPGESEAGESRD